In the Pectinatus sottacetonis genome, ACCATTGATAGTATCAATAATATAAGTAATCTCATTATCTGTCATTCCATTAAAAATTGGTAAACTCAATACTGTATCTGCATAATTTTCTGCTATAGGATACTCACCCTTCTTATGTCCAAGGTACCTATAACACTCCGATAAATGCGGCGGTATAGGATAATGAATAACTGTTTTTATTCCTTTATCTTCTAGAAAACACTTAAATTTATCACGTTTTTCTGTTCTTATGACAAACTGATGATATACATGTTCTGACTTACTTCTTGTCATTGGTAATTTTATATTATCATTTCGTATTTCTTCTAAATATATATTGGCAATCTTTTTACGTTCACTTTCCAGTTCCTTTATGTGTTCTAATTTAACGCGCAAAAGTGCTGCTTGAACTTCATCTAGACGAGAATTAACACCTTCAAGTTCATTATGATATTTTATTCGGCTCCCATAATTACGCATCATTTTTATTCTTTTATAAAGTTTTTCATTATCAGTAACAATTGCCCCAGAATCACCAAATGCACCTAGATTTTTAGTTGGATAAAAACTAAAGCATCCTATATCGCCAAAAGATCCTGTCATTTTTTTATCAAAATGTGCCCCATGCGACTGGGCGCAATCTTCGAGTAAATACAAGTTATATTTATTTGCAATTTGTGTTATTTTATCCATTTGAGCTGCCTGCCCATAAAGATGCACAGTCATTATTGCTTTTGTTTTTGCTGTAATTACCCGTTCTATATTTTCTGCATCTATATTATAATATATGTCTGGCTCAACAAAAATTGGCGTTGCCCCATTTTCTGTAATACTCAATACTGTGGCTATATATGTATTGGCTGGAACAATCACTTCATCTCCTGCTTTTATTCCTAATGCCTTTACTGCCAATGTTAATGCATCTAATCCCGAATTTAACCCAACGCTATATTCACACCCTATATAAGTTTTAAATTCATTTTCAAATTGTTCTAATTCAGGTCCGAGTATATACCATCCTGAACGTAGCACTTTAATTGCTGCCGATTCATATTCTTTTTGATATAGTTCAAACTGACGATTTAACACTGCTAAATCAATTTTCATCCCAATATCCTTCTTCTACCATTTTTTTGAATATTTTATGATCTCGTATATAATCATGTTCATTATAATAAGCGGAAGCAACCACACAAAGAACCGACTCATTTTTGTGCCATATCATATCACGCCATATACCATTTCCTATTAACAATCCTTTTTCTGGCGAATCAAGCATTATGCTTTTTTTATTATTTCCATCATCTAATACTATTTCTATACTACCATAAGGACAAAAAAGCATTTGTTGCAAATTTTTATGCGCATGTCCACCTCTTTGTCCTTCTTTAGGCACTCCATAAATATAATAAACACGTTTAATAGAAAAAGGAATATCCCTTTCTCCTTCAAAAAAGGATAAACTACCTAAAATTTCATGTTTTACAGTTTTTATGCTAATAATTTTCACCTACAATATTCCTCCATCGGGACAAATAATAAAATATTTAGCTATTAAAAATATCACTACCGAATTTTTTTAAAAATTGTTCATAATAAATTTTTTTATCCTGTGATGTATCTATATCGTATATATGAATAGGAAATTTAGATTTATTACACTCTATAATTTGTACTAAATTTTCAGTAAATATCTTTGAATCAATAACTGTATTTTTCATTTGATAATCTTTTTTATATCGATAATCTTCATCACTAATATATTTTATTATTTCTTCTTTAATTTCTTCTATCTTAATAAATTCAATTTTTAACTTTTCTGAATTGAAAAGTAATCCTTCTAAGGATTTACCACTTCCTAAAGTAATTGGCGCTTTACCAGCAATAGCACTATATTGAGTCATAAGTCCACCCAAAAAAGGATATGTATTTATATACATGTCAATATTTTGTAAAACTTGGAATAAATCCTTTCTTTCATTTGTATGAAAAACACGACCAGGATATCTTGCCATTAA is a window encoding:
- a CDS encoding sugar 3,4-ketoisomerase, which codes for MKIISIKTVKHEILGSLSFFEGERDIPFSIKRVYYIYGVPKEGQRGGHAHKNLQQMLFCPYGSIEIVLDDGNNKKSIMLDSPEKGLLIGNGIWRDMIWHKNESVLCVVASAYYNEHDYIRDHKIFKKMVEEGYWDEN
- a CDS encoding DegT/DnrJ/EryC1/StrS family aminotransferase: MKIDLAVLNRQFELYQKEYESAAIKVLRSGWYILGPELEQFENEFKTYIGCEYSVGLNSGLDALTLAVKALGIKAGDEVIVPANTYIATVLSITENGATPIFVEPDIYYNIDAENIERVITAKTKAIMTVHLYGQAAQMDKITQIANKYNLYLLEDCAQSHGAHFDKKMTGSFGDIGCFSFYPTKNLGAFGDSGAIVTDNEKLYKRIKMMRNYGSRIKYHNELEGVNSRLDEVQAALLRVKLEHIKELESERKKIANIYLEEIRNDNIKLPMTRSKSEHVYHQFVIRTEKRDKFKCFLEDKGIKTVIHYPIPPHLSECYRYLGHKKGEYPIAENYADTVLSLPIFNGMTDNEITYIIDTINGYKG